One region of Armigeres subalbatus isolate Guangzhou_Male chromosome 3, GZ_Asu_2, whole genome shotgun sequence genomic DNA includes:
- the LOC134222256 gene encoding uncharacterized protein K02A2.6-like yields the protein MPEKPWTHIAADFMGPLPSGHNLLVLVDYFSRFVEVVVMREITAKLTIQALHETFCRYGIPESMKTDNGPQFVSEALSKFGTEFGIEFITTSPYWPQANGEVERANRALKKRLQISQETPNSDWKWDLRMYLLMYNSTPHSTTGVAPSALMFGRVLRDKLPTMPSAGNILTEEVMDRDREKKVRGAEYSDNRRQARPSLIKVGDTVVAKRINKETKLSSNFSPEELEVIQRNGPDATLRCKDTGRKFHRNVAHLKHMATEANLADQNISLPHTRTSGINSESQSSSPQLLSSNNQPLGSQPTADLAVPPQRRPQRSIRQPGYLNDFRLDAVQDI from the coding sequence ATGCCTGAGAAACCATGGACCCACATTGCAGCTGATTTTATGGGTCCATTACCATCGGGGCACAACCTGTTAGTACTCGTTGATTATTTCAGTCGATTTGTAGAGGTAGTTGTTATGCGTGAAATTACGGCTAAATTGACAATTCAGGCGCTTCATGAAACTTTTTGTCGATATGGTATTCCGGAATCAATGAAGACTGATAATGGGCCGCAGTTTGTAAGCGAAGCATTGAGTAAATTTGGTACTGAATTCGGCATAGAGTTTATTACAACCTCTCCATATTGGCCACAAGCAAACGGAGAAGTAGAAAGGGCCAATAGGGCTCTGAAGAAACGCTTACAGATTAGTCAGGAAACACCTAATTCCGACTGGAAGTGGGATTTGAGGATGTATCTTTTGATGTACAATTCGACCCCTCATTCAACTACCGGCGTTGCTCCTTCAGCGTTGATGTTCGGGAGAGTACTCCGTGACAAGCTGCCCACAATGCCTTCGGCAGGAAATATCTTGACCGAGGAAGTAATGGATAGAGATCGTGAGAAAAAAGTGAGAGGAGCCGAATATAGCGACAACCGTCGTCAAGCTAGGCCGAGCTTGATAAAAGTGGGAGATACTGTGGTTGCTAAACGCATTAACAAAGAAACCAAGCTTTCCAGCAATTTCAGCCCTGAAGAACTGGAGGTCATCCAACGAAACGGACCCGACGCAACTTTAAGATGTAAGGACACCGGAAGGAAATTTCATCGAAACGTAGCTCACTTGAAACACATGGCAACTGAAGCAAATCTAGCCGATCAAAATATATCGTTACCACATACAAGGACTTCAGGAATCAACAGCGAATCTCAGTCATCATCTCCACAGTTACTTTCAAGTAATAACCAACCATTGGGGTCGCAACCCACAGCGGACTTGGCGGTTCCGCCGCAGCGAAGGCCTCAACGAAGTATTCGACAACCGGGATATTTAAATGACTTCCGTTTAGATGCAGTTCAGGACATTTAA